One window of the Acinetobacter equi genome contains the following:
- a CDS encoding FMN-binding negative transcriptional regulator, whose product MYLPHDFKETRSDILLKIIQDNALGSLITYSDQGLDANHLPFEYDEKTHSLWAHIAKENDLVQLLQQEQDVLVIFKVNDAYVSPNWYLGKLEHHRAVPTWNYAVVHVNGIASLVEDDKVLRGVLARLTRRHEAKQIKPWRMSDAPTTDYIQEQLNKIVAVQIKITNLVGKLKLSQNKSEVDQKAVADAFKEGGVSDLSTMMYQELNNK is encoded by the coding sequence ATGTATTTACCTCATGATTTTAAGGAAACAAGATCGGATATTTTGTTAAAAATTATTCAAGACAATGCTTTAGGTAGTTTAATTACTTATTCAGATCAAGGTTTAGACGCCAATCATTTACCTTTTGAATATGATGAGAAAACTCATTCACTTTGGGCACATATTGCAAAAGAGAATGATCTTGTACAACTTTTACAGCAAGAACAAGATGTTTTAGTGATCTTTAAAGTCAATGACGCTTATGTGTCACCCAATTGGTATTTAGGAAAATTGGAGCATCATCGCGCAGTTCCAACATGGAATTATGCGGTGGTACATGTGAATGGTATCGCTTCTTTAGTAGAAGATGACAAAGTATTAAGAGGTGTATTGGCTAGATTAACAAGACGTCATGAAGCCAAGCAAATAAAGCCTTGGAGAATGTCTGATGCACCTACTACAGATTACATTCAAGAGCAACTGAATAAAATTGTTGCAGTTCAGATCAAAATTACAAATTTAGTTGGAAAATTGAAATTAAGTCAAAATAAATCTGAAGTAGATCAAAAAGCAGTTGCAGATGCTTTTAAGGAAGGAGGAGTATCTGATTTATCTACAATGATGTATCAAGAATTAAATAACAAATAA
- the yaaA gene encoding peroxide stress protein YaaA, with the protein MLALISPAKTLDYETNLPTDLFTQARLLEQSALLIQDCQKLSATDIAGLMSVSEKIAKLNVERFRDWQPEFNFSNARQAIFAFKGDVYTGLDAYNLSEESIQFAQDHLRMLSGLYGLLRPLDLMMPYRLEMGTKLANIRGHNLYEFWGSMITDLINTDLEQNNAEFLVNLASDEYYKSVKESKIKAEIVKPVFLDQKNGKYKVISFYAKKARGLMARYMIENKLDHAEDLKSFNVDGYYFDAESSLKGELVFKRDEQAHS; encoded by the coding sequence ATGCTTGCTCTTATCTCACCCGCAAAAACATTAGATTATGAAACAAATTTGCCAACAGACCTCTTCACTCAAGCTCGTCTTTTAGAGCAATCGGCATTATTAATTCAAGATTGTCAAAAATTATCTGCAACGGATATTGCAGGTCTTATGAGTGTAAGTGAAAAAATTGCAAAATTAAATGTAGAACGCTTCCGTGACTGGCAACCAGAATTTAATTTTTCGAATGCACGCCAAGCTATTTTTGCATTTAAAGGCGATGTTTATACAGGATTAGATGCATATAATTTAAGTGAAGAATCAATTCAATTTGCACAAGATCATTTAAGAATGTTATCGGGTTTATATGGCTTGCTTCGTCCACTTGATTTAATGATGCCATATCGCTTAGAAATGGGCACAAAATTGGCAAATATTCGTGGTCATAATTTATATGAGTTCTGGGGAAGTATGATTACAGATTTAATCAATACAGATTTAGAGCAAAATAATGCTGAATTTTTAGTGAATCTAGCTTCTGATGAATATTATAAATCGGTAAAAGAAAGCAAAATTAAAGCTGAAATTGTTAAGCCTGTGTTCTTAGATCAAAAAAATGGTAAATATAAAGTCATTAGTTTTTATGCTAAAAAAGCACGTGGTTTAATGGCTCGTTATATGATTGAAAATAAATTAGATCATGCTGAAGATCTAAAATCTTTTAATGTAGATGGTTATTATTTTGATGCAGAAAGTTCATTAAAAGGTGAATTAGTCTTTAAGCGTGATGAGCAAGCGCATAGTTAA
- a CDS encoding metal-dependent hydrolase, which yields MMNNLDIWIEALQRHWFRFSECLAISAEQKDNLFQILLKAYSEPQRFYHTAQHIVECLDLYLQIQYLLKEPHLVELAIWFHDVIYDPKSNQNEQNSADLMQDLCHTFLDKFALKKVYLWILATKEHVASLDHDLNYLIDIDLAILGADASRFLQYEQQIQQEYSWVSAEIYKVKRAEVLQNFLNQPSIYITLTFQQSLEQQAKLNLEKLLA from the coding sequence ATGATGAATAATTTAGATATTTGGATAGAGGCTTTACAGCGACATTGGTTTAGATTTTCAGAATGTTTAGCAATTTCCGCTGAACAAAAAGATAACTTATTCCAAATTTTACTCAAAGCCTATAGCGAACCGCAGCGGTTTTATCATACTGCACAGCATATTGTTGAATGTTTAGATTTATATCTTCAAATTCAATACTTACTGAAAGAACCTCACTTGGTGGAGCTTGCAATTTGGTTTCATGATGTTATTTATGATCCAAAATCGAATCAAAATGAGCAGAATAGTGCTGATTTAATGCAGGATTTATGTCATACATTTTTAGATAAATTTGCATTAAAAAAAGTTTATCTTTGGATTCTTGCAACCAAAGAGCATGTAGCATCATTAGATCATGATTTAAATTATTTGATTGATATTGATTTGGCTATTTTAGGTGCTGATGCATCACGATTTTTACAGTACGAACAACAAATACAACAGGAATATTCATGGGTAAGTGCTGAAATATATAAAGTGAAGCGTGCAGAAGTACTGCAAAACTTTTTGAATCAACCTTCAATTTATATCACACTTACTTTTCAACAAAGCTTAGAACAACAAGCTAAATTAAATTTAGAAAAGCTACTGGCGTAA
- a CDS encoding inorganic triphosphatase — MVEVELKFQIPEARRNALLKALDPKKSEKIQLKAQYFDTPDRLLGNHGIALRQRLEGTRWIQTLKAAGKSHIERFEHNYDLGELEQAPHLDLSIYDTEPEAKQILSNALNADFSQLHLQFETDIQRTLRVFIIDDTEIEISLDIGFIRTSTQETEVHEVEFELKQGNIQNLLAFCFEWVKKYQLWLDVRSKAEIGNLMASNLTVSPATLAKEFQLIKKDSADKNIRLLIAQQLQHLLPNIAAISAGVAEQNHIDQAELALEHLYLTTHLFQDWSLDISDKWGYQLQAFKQQFENLKHFQHMKDTLGAFLQNPNTQLALEKDILYAKEKLNNLVKSTLNVHHFLELLMFSLNSSQAQQSVDLKGYAQATLQKQYKQLQDCLSQTNSHDFESLDNLSNLIKELKFSFPILTSIYDVKNLQKYSKALNDAQLAAKEYQILSSSAVYIQQTELEASDWFVLGWLTAKQEVYAEKLLEATEQFMVSRKFIK, encoded by the coding sequence ATGGTTGAAGTTGAATTAAAATTTCAAATTCCTGAAGCGCGACGCAATGCCTTACTTAAAGCATTAGATCCGAAAAAATCAGAAAAAATTCAACTTAAGGCTCAATATTTTGATACTCCTGATCGCCTATTGGGCAATCATGGTATTGCACTTCGTCAACGCCTTGAAGGCACTCGTTGGATACAAACTTTAAAAGCTGCTGGAAAAAGTCATATTGAGCGTTTTGAGCACAATTATGATTTAGGTGAGCTGGAACAAGCACCTCATTTAGATTTATCTATCTATGACACTGAACCTGAAGCAAAACAAATTCTTAGCAATGCATTAAATGCTGATTTTTCACAACTTCATTTGCAATTTGAAACTGATATTCAAAGAACCTTACGGGTCTTTATAATTGATGATACAGAAATTGAAATTAGTTTAGATATCGGATTTATTCGTACATCCACACAAGAAACAGAAGTTCATGAAGTTGAATTTGAACTCAAGCAAGGTAATATTCAAAACTTATTAGCATTTTGCTTTGAATGGGTGAAGAAGTATCAATTATGGTTAGATGTCCGTAGCAAAGCTGAAATTGGCAATTTAATGGCATCAAATTTAACTGTTAGCCCTGCGACATTAGCTAAAGAATTTCAACTTATTAAAAAAGACTCTGCTGATAAAAATATTCGTCTACTCATCGCTCAACAATTACAGCATTTACTACCAAATATTGCTGCAATATCTGCAGGTGTCGCTGAACAAAATCATATTGATCAAGCTGAACTTGCTTTGGAACATTTATATTTAACCACCCATTTATTCCAAGATTGGAGTTTAGATATTTCAGATAAATGGGGATATCAACTGCAGGCATTTAAGCAGCAATTTGAAAATTTAAAACACTTTCAACATATGAAAGATACTTTAGGTGCTTTTTTACAAAATCCAAATACTCAATTGGCTTTAGAAAAAGATATTTTATATGCTAAAGAAAAACTAAATAACTTAGTTAAATCGACATTAAATGTCCATCATTTTTTAGAATTGTTAATGTTTAGCTTAAACTCATCTCAAGCACAACAAAGTGTAGATTTAAAAGGCTATGCTCAAGCAACATTACAAAAGCAATATAAACAATTGCAAGACTGTTTAAGCCAAACGAATAGTCATGACTTTGAAAGTTTAGATAATTTATCTAATTTAATTAAAGAACTAAAATTTTCCTTCCCAATTCTGACTTCTATTTATGATGTAAAAAATTTACAGAAATATAGTAAGGCTTTAAATGATGCCCAACTTGCTGCAAAGGAATATCAAATTCTTTCTAGTTCTGCTGTTTATATTCAACAAACAGAATTAGAAGCAAGTGACTGGTTTGTTTTAGGTTGGTTAACTGCAAAACAAGAAGTTTATGCAGAGAAATTATTGGAAGCGACTGAACAATTTATGGTAAGTCGTAAATTCATAAAATAA
- the thiE gene encoding thiamine phosphate synthase — protein MRGLYLITNDDPIELLLAKLEGAMATYEVAVLQYRRKKVVDKEARAYEIGYMKHLCEQYKVPFVINDDLDAAVEYGVGVHLGQDDGSIVEAVERLPKNVLIGRSCNNSLELAEQAIADGANYVAFGAIYATDTKPEAGNIGLETLKQAKAKLNVPICAIGGLTVENSKEVIEAGADLCAVISDVLGRSMSTVGQRVYDWSELFAEQA, from the coding sequence ATGCGCGGTTTATATTTAATTACCAACGATGATCCAATTGAGCTTTTGTTGGCAAAACTTGAAGGTGCGATGGCAACTTATGAAGTCGCTGTTTTACAGTACCGTCGTAAAAAAGTGGTCGATAAGGAAGCCAGAGCTTACGAAATTGGTTACATGAAGCATTTGTGCGAACAATATAAAGTACCCTTCGTAATTAATGATGATTTAGATGCAGCTGTAGAATATGGTGTGGGTGTACATTTAGGTCAGGATGATGGCTCTATTGTTGAAGCAGTTGAACGTTTACCTAAAAATGTGTTGATTGGTCGTAGCTGTAACAATTCTCTTGAATTAGCTGAGCAGGCAATTGCAGATGGTGCAAATTACGTTGCATTTGGTGCTATTTATGCGACTGATACAAAACCTGAAGCGGGTAATATTGGTCTTGAAACCTTAAAACAAGCGAAAGCAAAATTGAATGTCCCAATTTGTGCAATTGGTGGGTTAACCGTTGAAAATAGTAAAGAAGTGATTGAGGCAGGTGCTGATCTTTGTGCTGTAATTAGTGATGTCTTAGGTCGTTCAATGTCTACGGTTGGTCAACGTGTGTATGATTGGTCAGAATTATTTGCTGAACAAGCTTAA
- the phrB gene encoding deoxyribodipyrimidine photo-lyase, with amino-acid sequence MMHIKSLLWFRQDLRISDNTALWYATQANSTIALVILSPEQWKKHDDAPIKIAFYLRQLSELKKQLDLLNIPLHIEIIPLWKDIPIFITEFSQKHQIEHVYANIDLGWNELKRDAQVQKKLNLIQKDLILYHDRTIFPVGSIRNNSNQPYQVFSAFKKKCIEQLVISIPQPFPIPEVQSSIPLLEKFNSSIPSCAELNIPISKADIHLWPVGEDIAQNKLEEFIKDDISNYLLERDFPNIDSTSKLSTYLNCGILSVRQCLAAIFQSSNGYFQIENDGQQTWLNELIWREFYQHILFDFPRLSKHEPFKLNTQKIVWRKAPEDLEAWKYGQTGIPIVDAGMRQLIHTGWMHNRVRMIVAMFLTKNLLIDWRLGEQWFMQNLIDGDLAANNGGWQWCASTGTDAVPYFRIFNPISQSQKFDTEGNYIRKWVPELAHLDAKTIHEPYAKNPNMVLNYPKPIVDLKQSRVRALEAFKAIS; translated from the coding sequence ATTATGCATATCAAATCTTTGCTCTGGTTTAGACAAGACTTACGAATTTCAGATAACACCGCTTTATGGTACGCCACTCAAGCCAATTCCACCATTGCACTTGTTATACTCTCTCCAGAACAGTGGAAAAAACATGATGATGCACCAATCAAAATTGCCTTTTACTTAAGACAGTTGTCGGAATTAAAAAAGCAATTAGATCTCTTAAATATTCCTCTGCACATTGAAATTATTCCCTTGTGGAAAGATATTCCCATCTTTATTACAGAATTTAGCCAAAAACATCAGATTGAGCATGTTTATGCCAATATTGATTTAGGGTGGAATGAACTTAAACGTGATGCACAGGTTCAAAAAAAACTTAATTTAATTCAAAAAGATTTAATTTTGTATCACGACCGTACTATCTTTCCTGTTGGTTCTATACGAAATAATTCAAATCAACCTTATCAAGTTTTTAGTGCCTTCAAGAAAAAATGTATTGAACAATTGGTGATCTCCATTCCTCAGCCGTTTCCTATTCCAGAGGTACAATCCTCTATTCCGCTGTTGGAAAAGTTTAATTCCTCTATACCATCTTGTGCTGAATTAAATATTCCTATTTCAAAAGCAGATATTCATTTATGGCCTGTTGGAGAAGATATCGCTCAAAATAAACTTGAAGAATTTATTAAAGATGACATTTCTAACTATCTTTTAGAAAGAGACTTTCCAAATATAGACTCAACAAGCAAACTTTCAACTTATTTGAATTGTGGTATTTTATCTGTTCGCCAATGTTTGGCCGCTATTTTCCAATCTTCAAATGGGTATTTTCAAATTGAAAATGATGGGCAGCAAACTTGGCTCAATGAACTCATCTGGCGTGAATTTTATCAACATATTTTATTCGATTTCCCACGTTTATCTAAACATGAGCCCTTTAAACTCAATACGCAAAAAATAGTATGGCGTAAAGCTCCTGAAGATTTAGAAGCATGGAAATATGGTCAAACAGGTATTCCTATTGTAGATGCAGGTATGCGTCAACTGATTCATACAGGTTGGATGCATAATCGTGTGCGTATGATTGTTGCAATGTTCCTCACCAAAAATCTACTCATTGATTGGCGTTTAGGTGAACAGTGGTTTATGCAAAATTTAATTGATGGCGATTTAGCAGCAAATAATGGCGGTTGGCAGTGGTGTGCATCCACAGGTACAGATGCCGTGCCTTATTTTAGAATTTTTAATCCAATCAGCCAGTCTCAAAAATTTGATACTGAAGGAAACTATATTCGAAAATGGGTTCCTGAATTAGCACATTTAGATGCAAAAACCATTCATGAACCTTATGCAAAGAATCCTAATATGGTATTAAATTATCCAAAACCTATTGTAGATTTAAAGCAAAGTCGAGTTCGAGCTTTAGAAGCATTTAAAGCTATATCGTAG
- a CDS encoding PhzF family phenazine biosynthesis protein, whose protein sequence is MKMYQVDAFTKELFKGNPAAVLVLDDWLDVEVMQNIAAENNLSETAFVKKIDDQNFEIRWFTPTTEVDFCGHATLASSFVLFKDYTQVKKIQFHVKKLGIFIVIQAEDGKITMNFPVRSAKLVEECPAILRQALSKPFKNVYLNEQAYIIEYETVQDVLDEVPNLELLQKLGKIRTAITANATSLDLAITATSENYDCVSRYFAPANGINEDPVTGSIHTGIVPLWAEKLAKNTILAYQASSRGGELYCQILDQNRIEISGYGKLYLEGEIYI, encoded by the coding sequence ATGAAGATGTATCAGGTAGATGCGTTTACTAAAGAGTTATTTAAAGGAAATCCTGCGGCTGTTTTAGTGCTTGATGATTGGTTAGATGTTGAAGTAATGCAAAATATTGCGGCTGAAAATAATTTATCAGAAACAGCATTTGTTAAAAAAATAGACGATCAAAACTTTGAAATTCGCTGGTTTACACCTACAACAGAAGTTGATTTTTGCGGTCATGCAACTTTAGCGAGTAGTTTTGTATTATTTAAAGATTATACTCAGGTTAAAAAGATACAGTTTCATGTTAAAAAATTAGGAATATTTATTGTTATTCAAGCGGAAGATGGAAAAATTACAATGAATTTTCCTGTTCGCTCTGCAAAGTTAGTAGAAGAGTGTCCTGCAATTTTAAGACAAGCTTTAAGTAAGCCTTTTAAAAATGTTTATTTAAATGAGCAGGCTTATATTATTGAATATGAAACAGTTCAAGATGTATTAGATGAAGTTCCTAATCTAGAGTTACTTCAAAAACTAGGGAAAATTAGAACAGCAATTACTGCAAATGCAACAAGTTTGGATTTAGCAATTACAGCGACATCTGAAAATTATGACTGCGTTTCGCGTTATTTTGCTCCAGCAAATGGAATTAATGAAGATCCTGTTACTGGATCGATTCATACAGGAATTGTTCCATTATGGGCAGAAAAATTGGCTAAAAATACGATATTGGCTTATCAAGCATCTTCACGAGGAGGTGAGCTGTATTGTCAGATTTTGGATCAAAATCGTATTGAAATATCAGGTTATGGAAAATTATATTTAGAAGGCGAAATTTATATTTAG
- a CDS encoding FKBP-type peptidyl-prolyl cis-trans isomerase — MTAIANNHVVSFHYTLTNAEGQTLDQSQGEPLAYLHGASNIIPGLENALAGKTVGEKFTITVPAAEAYGEYNPELVQEVPAQMFQGVENIQPGMQFQAQTDDGVQVVTVKAVEGDNVVVDANFPLAGQDLTFEVEIVEIRDASAEELEHGHVHGAGGHHH; from the coding sequence ATGACTGCTATTGCAAATAACCACGTGGTTTCATTCCACTACACATTGACTAACGCAGAGGGTCAAACTCTCGACCAATCTCAAGGTGAACCACTTGCATATTTGCATGGTGCTAGTAACATCATTCCTGGTCTTGAAAATGCGTTAGCTGGTAAAACTGTTGGTGAAAAATTCACGATTACAGTTCCAGCTGCTGAAGCTTATGGCGAATATAACCCTGAACTTGTTCAAGAAGTTCCAGCTCAAATGTTCCAAGGTGTTGAAAACATTCAACCTGGTATGCAATTCCAAGCTCAAACTGATGACGGCGTTCAAGTAGTTACAGTTAAAGCTGTTGAAGGCGACAACGTAGTTGTTGATGCTAACTTCCCACTTGCTGGTCAAGATTTAACTTTTGAAGTTGAAATCGTAGAAATTCGTGATGCTTCTGCTGAAGAGTTAGAGCACGGTCACGTTCACGGTGCAGGTGGTCATCACCACTAA
- a CDS encoding DUF3144 domain-containing protein, translated as MVQKIEATDVTEEEALNAAFFERADEFIKQANEFCRVEKGTQEKPSEKRGQVSAAMLFATARFNTWVAANNFKDGNEMRDAKDQVMSYILQQFQMMLEDNYDEYCEQFENYLRFRHNEEFHANKHDHDHGH; from the coding sequence ATGGTTCAAAAGATTGAAGCTACTGATGTTACCGAAGAAGAAGCTTTGAATGCTGCTTTTTTTGAACGTGCGGATGAATTTATCAAACAAGCAAATGAGTTTTGTCGCGTAGAAAAAGGTACGCAAGAAAAGCCATCTGAAAAACGCGGTCAAGTAAGTGCCGCAATGCTATTTGCGACTGCACGCTTCAATACATGGGTTGCTGCCAACAACTTTAAAGATGGCAATGAAATGCGTGATGCGAAAGACCAAGTAATGTCTTATATTCTTCAGCAATTCCAAATGATGCTTGAAGATAACTATGACGAATATTGTGAACAATTCGAAAACTATCTTCGTTTCCGTCACAATGAAGAGTTTCACGCCAATAAACATGATCATGACCACGGTCATTAA
- a CDS encoding alpha/beta hydrolase, with amino-acid sequence MSEQIFIEGSVGKIEVFVDYPQGEVKGFAVVCHPHPLQGGTPHHKIPVLLAQMYLERGCVVYRPSFRGSGQSAGVHDEGHGETDDILKVIQFARAQHLGLPFYAGGFSFGAHVMAKSYASLPEELQAKQMILCGLPTATVAGIRHYVTPEVKGDILFIHGEADDITLLSDMIHWARPQRHLITTLPGANHFFTGYLKQLRIAMSRFLAVG; translated from the coding sequence ATGTCTGAGCAAATTTTCATTGAAGGTTCAGTTGGTAAAATTGAAGTTTTCGTTGATTATCCACAGGGTGAAGTGAAAGGATTCGCTGTTGTTTGTCATCCTCATCCATTGCAAGGAGGCACCCCACACCACAAAATTCCTGTACTTTTGGCACAAATGTACTTAGAGCGTGGTTGTGTTGTTTATCGTCCAAGTTTCCGTGGTTCTGGTCAAAGTGCTGGTGTTCATGATGAAGGTCATGGTGAAACTGATGATATTTTAAAAGTCATTCAATTTGCTCGCGCTCAACATCTTGGCTTACCATTTTATGCGGGTGGCTTCAGTTTTGGCGCTCATGTTATGGCAAAAAGCTATGCGAGTTTACCAGAAGAACTTCAAGCTAAACAAATGATTTTATGTGGTTTACCTACTGCCACGGTAGCAGGTATTCGCCATTATGTTACCCCTGAAGTTAAGGGTGATATTTTATTTATTCATGGTGAAGCAGATGATATTACATTGTTATCTGATATGATTCATTGGGCAAGACCTCAACGTCATCTGATTACGACCTTACCAGGCGCGAATCATTTCTTTACGGGATACTTAAAACAATTGCGTATTGCAATGTCTCGTTTTTTAGCTGTTGGTTAA
- a CDS encoding M16 family metallopeptidase, whose product MILRFNRFTVSLFILGMSATAFAQPLLVKSEHKIEEYKLDNGFRVILAPNDKENKVYMNTVYFTGSLNDPQGKSGLAHLLEHLAFKGTKNIPGEEFQRRLDQYTLSNNASTDYHATKYINTIRPEPNAINQLIHLEAERMDKLVLQEKFVPSEIDIVKREREVRMDQPFAVLMNQVWQSAYGNQYFGRLPIGELDELQSINMQELNHFYKTWYAPNNAVMIIAGKFNKDEVLKEVEQQFGQIQARPVPKQVQVPAIDMSKVQEREFSVQKGSDLAKFNIYLNAPNPAVKTTLAVAPSLYTLQPSGHLYQNIVETGIATNVFASTYLDQNFDMLFVGAVYGPNDNEKNVSNALISKVEQSKNFDKTELTRVQNLIKNSQESMFVNSSAVGSMLSDYVVSENGNWAKYFEHQKDLQSLTPDQVNQRLKTFVQPQNRMSGHILPTPEDQKQALSLEPKAPAKTLDQVNEVVEPLKDISTYQSEITKNVKVSKAYLENTEQKIQRGQLKNGMQYALFPTRTRDDKVYATIHINFGTAESLMNKSEIIDLTSYLLLRASNQYSLQDIADKMIEANGGASASASGNGMDIEIVAKQDKFDDFFKFIVDVMKNPKFEQSQFDLIQSQALSSLDRPYTEPEVVAGLTMSRLVETHQPGDIRYHFEPELAIKQLQAVDNTQVKQLYKQFFAMNHAQVSITGDFDAKKMKKLLNKEFGSWSNNEKYEQLDTPYYDYKAQKVHALAEQREFGSYASILAFPLGSEHPDAPAMIVLTNILGDSQLSSRLAKELREKNALVYGFSSSMKLSDYQESGALGINAQYTAGKADEVSQAVHKVLKELIENGVTEQEVAAAKADIMKKRVTALEDERRIHRMLNSQLKRDKTMLSRKQRDQDFEKLTKADIDAVIKKYIKLDGLVEVMADQYGKPQS is encoded by the coding sequence ATGATATTAAGATTTAATCGGTTTACTGTTTCACTATTTATTTTAGGTATGAGTGCAACAGCATTTGCTCAACCTCTTTTGGTTAAATCTGAACATAAGATTGAAGAATATAAGTTAGATAATGGTTTTCGTGTCATTCTTGCACCCAATGACAAAGAAAATAAGGTTTATATGAACACCGTGTATTTTACGGGTTCTTTAAATGATCCACAGGGGAAAAGTGGTTTAGCTCATTTACTTGAACATTTAGCTTTTAAAGGTACGAAGAATATACCGGGTGAAGAATTCCAAAGACGTTTAGATCAATATACGCTTTCAAATAATGCAAGTACGGATTATCACGCAACTAAATATATTAATACGATTCGTCCAGAACCAAATGCTATTAATCAATTGATTCATTTAGAAGCAGAACGTATGGATAAATTGGTTTTGCAAGAAAAATTTGTACCATCAGAAATTGATATTGTAAAACGTGAACGTGAAGTCCGTATGGATCAGCCTTTTGCAGTTTTAATGAATCAAGTTTGGCAATCTGCATATGGTAATCAATACTTTGGTCGCTTGCCAATTGGTGAGTTGGATGAATTGCAATCGATTAATATGCAAGAGTTAAATCATTTTTATAAAACTTGGTATGCCCCAAATAATGCAGTTATGATTATTGCAGGTAAGTTTAATAAAGATGAAGTATTAAAAGAAGTTGAGCAGCAATTTGGTCAAATTCAAGCTAGACCCGTTCCTAAACAAGTCCAAGTTCCAGCTATAGATATGTCTAAAGTACAGGAGCGAGAGTTTAGTGTACAAAAGGGAAGTGATTTAGCAAAATTTAATATTTATTTAAATGCTCCAAATCCAGCAGTAAAAACAACACTTGCAGTAGCACCATCACTTTATACTTTACAGCCAAGTGGTCATTTATATCAAAATATTGTTGAAACAGGCATTGCGACAAATGTATTTGCTTCGACATATTTAGATCAAAATTTTGATATGTTATTCGTTGGTGCTGTATATGGACCAAATGATAATGAAAAAAATGTTTCAAACGCTTTAATTTCCAAAGTGGAGCAATCGAAGAACTTTGATAAAACTGAATTAACACGTGTTCAGAACTTAATTAAAAACTCGCAAGAGAGCATGTTTGTAAATTCATCGGCAGTAGGTTCTATGCTCAGTGATTATGTTGTCAGTGAAAATGGGAATTGGGCGAAATATTTTGAACATCAAAAAGACTTACAAAGCTTAACACCAGACCAAGTAAATCAACGATTAAAGACGTTTGTGCAACCTCAAAATCGTATGAGTGGTCATATTCTTCCAACACCGGAAGATCAGAAACAAGCATTATCTTTAGAGCCTAAAGCTCCAGCTAAAACACTGGATCAAGTGAATGAAGTTGTTGAACCTTTAAAAGATATTAGTACATATCAATCAGAAATTACGAAAAATGTAAAAGTATCTAAAGCATATTTAGAAAATACGGAACAAAAAATTCAACGTGGGCAATTAAAGAATGGAATGCAATATGCGCTATTTCCAACGAGAACACGTGATGACAAAGTTTATGCAACGATTCATATTAATTTTGGTACAGCAGAATCGTTAATGAATAAATCGGAGATTATAGATTTAACATCTTATTTACTATTAAGGGCATCAAATCAATATAGTTTACAAGATATTGCTGATAAAATGATCGAAGCTAATGGTGGTGCATCAGCTTCTGCAAGTGGTAATGGAATGGATATTGAAATTGTTGCGAAACAAGATAAATTTGATGATTTCTTTAAGTTCATTGTAGATGTGATGAAAAATCCTAAATTTGAACAATCTCAATTTGATCTTATTCAATCTCAAGCATTATCAAGTTTAGATCGTCCATATACAGAGCCAGAGGTGGTTGCAGGTTTAACCATGTCTAGACTTGTTGAAACACATCAACCAGGTGATATTCGTTACCACTTTGAACCAGAATTGGCAATTAAGCAATTACAAGCAGTAGACAATACACAAGTTAAACAACTTTATAAGCAGTTTTTTGCAATGAATCATGCACAAGTTTCTATTACAGGTGATTTTGATGCGAAAAAAATGAAAAAGCTGTTAAATAAAGAATTTGGTTCATGGTCAAATAATGAAAAGTATGAGCAATTAGATACGCCATATTATGATTATAAAGCCCAAAAAGTTCATGCTTTAGCAGAGCAACGTGAATTTGGTAGTTATGCGAGTATTCTAGCTTTTCCTTTAGGTTCAGAACATCCAGATGCTCCAGCCATGATAGTCTTGACAAATATTTTGGGTGATTCACAATTATCTTCTAGATTAGCGAAGGAATTACGAGAAAAAAATGCACTCGTTTATGGTTTCAGTAGTTCAATGAAATTGAGTGATTACCAAGAGTCTGGTGCATTGGGCATTAATGCTCAATATACGGCAGGAAAAGCTGATGAGGTTTCTCAAGCAGTTCATAAAGTGCTTAAAGAATTAATTGAAAATGGCGTCACTGAGCAAGAAGTCGCAGCTGCAAAAGCAGATATTATGAAAAAGCGTGTGACAGCATTAGAGGATGAACGCCGTATCCATCGTATGCTGAATTCTCAATTAAAACGCGATAAGACCATGCTTTCACGTAAGCAACGCGATCAAGATTTTGAAAAATTAACAAAAGCTGATATTGATGCTGTCATCAAAAAATATATTAAATTGGATGGTCTTGTTGAGGTAATGGCAGACCAATACGGAAAGCCTCAATCTTAA